From Chryseobacterium joostei, the proteins below share one genomic window:
- a CDS encoding thioredoxin family protein, whose translation MKKILSIVLLLLLNFSFAQVKWMTIEEALKAQKENPKKILIDFYADWCGPCKIMDKKTYGHPVIAQILNENYYPVKFNAEEKNTVEIFGRTFSNPNTEHKKGRNSLHEFTQYMNVGAVPSTVFLDEHGDPITILQGELSAKELEPYLELISKDLFKKIRTREQWEDYQKKFKSKIKD comes from the coding sequence ATGAAAAAAATTTTAAGCATAGTTCTCTTACTCCTATTAAACTTTAGTTTTGCACAGGTGAAATGGATGACCATTGAAGAAGCACTGAAGGCTCAAAAAGAAAATCCCAAGAAAATTCTTATTGATTTTTATGCAGACTGGTGCGGCCCATGTAAAATCATGGACAAAAAAACATATGGACATCCTGTTATTGCCCAAATTTTAAATGAGAATTATTATCCTGTAAAATTCAATGCTGAAGAAAAAAATACAGTTGAAATTTTTGGAAGAACATTTTCCAATCCTAATACAGAACATAAAAAAGGAAGAAACTCCCTGCATGAGTTTACCCAGTATATGAATGTAGGAGCAGTCCCAAGTACTGTATTCCTGGATGAACATGGTGATCCTATCACTATTCTTCAAGGGGAATTATCTGCCAAGGAACTGGAACCTTATCTGGAACTGATCTCAAAGGATCTCTTTAAAAAGATTCGTACCAGAGAACAATGGGAAGATTATCAGAAAAAATTCAAATCTAAAATTAAAGATTAA